One Pelodiscus sinensis isolate JC-2024 chromosome 25, ASM4963464v1, whole genome shotgun sequence DNA window includes the following coding sequences:
- the RNF19B gene encoding E3 ubiquitin-protein ligase RNF19B, translated as MGSEKDAESPRSSSIHAAAPKCPKPGRRRRLSFQSVFSAAAASASGGVRGRRRAKAEPPPPAPAPPPPPAPPAAPPAEEEAAELECPLCLVRQPADNAPRLLSCPHRSCRACLRQYLRIEITESRVNICCPECSERLNPADIRLLLRDAPHLVAKYEEFMLRRCLAADPDCRWCPAPDCGYAVIAYGCASCPKLTCEREGCQTEFCYHCKQIWHPNQTCDMARQQRAQTLRVRTKHASGLSYGQESGAADDIKPCPRCSAYIIKMNDGSCNHMTCAVCGCEFCWLCMKEISDLHYLSPSGCTFWGKKPWSRKKKILWQLGTLIGAPVGISLIAGIAIPAMVIGIPVYVGRKIHSRYEGKKTSKHKRNLAITGGVTLSVIASPVIAAVSVGIGVPIMLAYVYGVVPISLCRGGGCGVSTANGKGVKIEFDEDDGPITVADAWRALKNPSIGESSIEGLTSVLSTSGSPTDGLSVMQGNYSETASFAALSGGTLSGGVLSGGKGKYSRLEVQADVQKEIFPKDSVSLGAVSDNASTRAMAGSIISSYNPQDRECNNMEIQVDIEAKPSHYQLVSGSSTEDSLHVHAQMAENEEEEQEQTCKHQSCERKDCIASKTWDITLAQPESIRSDLESSDSQSDDVPDITSDEYDSPHPQTVACPQTPKARGAESPSAHLSQCAREEGHRPEETVSKLECIEARV; from the exons ATGGGCTCCGAGAAGGACGCCGAGTCCCCCCGCTCCTCGTCCATCCACGCGGCCGCCCCCAAGTGCCCGAAGcccggccgccgccgccgcctctccTTCCAGAGCGTCTTCtcggccgccgccgcctcggccTCGGGCGGGGTGAGGGGCCGCCGCCGGGCCAAGGCCGagccgccgccgcccgccccggccccgccgccgccgccggccccccccgccgccccgccggccgaggaggaggcggcggagcTGGAGTGCCCGCTGTGCCTGGTGCGGCAGCCGGCGGACAACGCGCCGCGCCTGCTCTCCTGCCCGCACCGCTCGTGCCGCGCCTGCCTGCGCCAGTACCTGCGCATCGAGATCACCGAGTCCCGCGTCAACATCTGCTGCCCCGAGTGCAGCGAGCGCCTCAACCCGGCCGACATCCGCCTGCTGCTGCGCGACGCGCCCCACCTCGTCGCCAAGTACGAGGAGTTCATGCTGCGCCGCTGCCTGGCTGCCGACCCCGACTGCCGCTGGTGCCCGGCCCCGGACTGCGG TTACGCTGTTATTGCCTACGGCTGTGCCAGCTGCCCCAAGTTGACTTGTGAGAGAGAAGGCTGCCAGACTGAGTTCTGCTATCACTGCAAACAGATATGGCATCCCAACCAAACCTGCGATATGGCCCGTCAGCAAAGGGCTCAGACGCTGCGGGTACGGACGAAGCACGCCTCAGGCCTCAGTTATGGACAGGAATCTGGAGCTG CCGATGACATTAAGCCATGTCCACGTTGCAGTGCTTACATTATCAAGATGAACGATGGGAGCTGTAATCACATGACTTGCGCAGTGTGTGGCTGTGAATTCTGCTGGCTGTGTATGAAGGAGATCTCAGATCTGCATTACCTCAG TCCCTCTGGATGCACGTTCTGGGGCAAGAAGCCATGGAGTCGCAAGAAGAAAATTCTCTGGCAGCTGGGCACATTGATTGGTGCCCCTGTTGGCATTTCCCTCATTGCTGGCATTGCCATTCCTGCCATGGTCATTGGCATCCCAGTGTACGTTGGGAGAAAG ATCCATAGCCGTTATGAGGGAAAGAAAACCTCTAAGCACAAGAGGAACTTGGCCATCACTGGCGGGGTCACCTTATCTGTCATTGCATCCCCAGTCATTGCTGCTGTGAGTGTTG GTATTGGAGTCCCCATCATGCTGGCCTATGTCTATGGTGTTGTGCCAATTTCTCTCtgtcgaggaggtggctgtggagtCAGCACAGCCAACGGGAAGGGAGTGAAAATAGAGTTTGACGAAGATGATGGACCCATTACAG TGGCAgatgcttggcgagccctgaagAACCCCAGTATTGGTGAGAGCAGCATCGAGGGACTAACCAGTGTGTTGAGCACTAGTGGGAGCCCCACGGATGGGCTCAGTGTCATGCAGGGCAACTACAGCGAGACAGCCAGCTTTGCTGCCCTTTCAGGTGGTACCCTGAGCGGCGGAGTCCTCTCCGGGGGAAAAGGAAAGTACAGCAG GCTGGAAGTGCAAGCAGATGTGCAGAAGGAGATTTTCCCTAAGGACTCCGTCAGTCTTGGAGCAGTGAGTGACAACGCCAGCACTCGGGCTATGGCTGGTTCCATCATCAGTTCGTACAACCCACAGGACAG AGAGTGCAATAACATGGAGATCCAAGTGGACATAGAGGCCAAACCGAGTCACTACCAACTCGTtagtggcagcagcacagaggactCGCTCCATGTCCATGCCCAGATGGCAGAAaacgaggaggaggagcaggagcagacatGCAAACACCAAAGCTGTGAGCGGAAGGACTGCATTGCCAGCAAAACCTGGGACATCACCCTGGCACAGCCTGAGAGCATACGGAGTGACCTGGAGAGCTCCGACAGCCAGTCGGATGATGTGCCCGACATTACCTCGGACGAGTATGATTCCCCCCACCCGCAGACTGTAGCCTGCCCACAGACCCCAAAAGCCAGAGGTGCTGAGAGCCCAAGTGCCCATCTGAGCCAGTGTGCCCGTGAAGAAGGGCACAGGCCAGAGGAAACAGTCTCTAAACTGGAGTGCATTGAAGCCAGAGTATGA